One stretch of Paenibacillus sp. FSL R5-0341 DNA includes these proteins:
- the rpmC gene encoding 50S ribosomal protein L29 — MKASEFRNLTSAEIEQKIAGFKEELFNLRFQLATGQLDNPTRIRDVRKEIARAKTIIRERELGIG, encoded by the coding sequence ATGAAAGCTAGTGAATTTCGCAACCTAACCTCTGCTGAAATCGAGCAAAAGATTGCCGGATTTAAAGAAGAACTCTTTAACCTCCGCTTTCAATTAGCTACCGGTCAGCTGGATAACCCGACTCGCATCCGTGATGTGCGGAAAGAAATAGCTCGTGCTAAAACCATTATCCGTGAGAGAGAATTGGGAATCGGTTAA
- the rplP gene encoding 50S ribosomal protein L16: MLVPKRVKHRKQQRGHMKGQAKGGTTLNFGEYGLQATEPAWITNRQIEAARIAMTRYIKRGGKVWIKIFPDKPITQKPLEVRMGSGKGNVEKWVAVVKPGKIMFELAGVPEEIAREAMRLAAHKLPIKTKFVKREELGGEANES, translated from the coding sequence ATGTTGGTACCAAAACGTGTAAAACACCGTAAGCAACAACGTGGACATATGAAGGGCCAAGCTAAAGGCGGAACGACTCTGAACTTTGGCGAATACGGTCTGCAAGCTACGGAACCGGCTTGGATTACGAACCGTCAGATCGAAGCGGCTCGTATTGCGATGACTCGTTACATCAAACGTGGTGGTAAAGTTTGGATCAAAATTTTCCCAGACAAACCAATCACTCAAAAGCCTCTCGAGGTTCGGATGGGTAGCGGTAAAGGTAACGTAGAAAAATGGGTTGCAGTAGTGAAACCAGGTAAGATCATGTTTGAACTTGCTGGTGTACCGGAGGAAATTGCACGCGAAGCAATGCGTCTTGCCGCTCACAAACTGCCAATCAAAACGAAGTTCGTGAAACGTGAAGAATTGGGTGGTGAAGCAAATGAAAGCTAG
- the rpsC gene encoding 30S ribosomal protein S3: MGQKVNPVGLRVGIIRDWESKWYAGKDFGDLLMEDVKIREFLKNKLKDSALSRVEIERAANRVNVTIHTAKPGMVIGKGGSEVENLRNQITKIAGGKKVHINISEIKNQDLDAVLVAESIAQQLERRVSFRRALKQAIQRTMRSGAKGIKTQVGGRLGGAEIARSEGYSEGTVPLHTLRADIDYGTAEAHTTYGRIGVKVWIYRGEVLPTAKKQAAKEGGN, encoded by the coding sequence GTGGGCCAAAAGGTAAATCCAGTCGGACTCCGTGTCGGAATTATCCGTGACTGGGAATCTAAGTGGTATGCAGGCAAAGACTTCGGTGATCTTTTGATGGAAGACGTGAAAATTCGTGAATTCCTGAAAAATAAATTGAAAGACTCCGCTTTATCTCGTGTAGAAATTGAGAGAGCGGCTAACCGCGTAAACGTAACGATTCACACTGCTAAACCAGGTATGGTTATTGGTAAGGGTGGTTCGGAAGTTGAAAATCTTCGTAACCAAATTACGAAAATTGCTGGCGGTAAAAAAGTACACATCAACATTTCTGAAATTAAGAACCAAGACCTGGACGCTGTTCTTGTAGCTGAAAGCATTGCACAACAATTGGAACGTCGCGTTTCTTTCCGTCGTGCTCTGAAACAAGCAATTCAAAGAACTATGCGCTCTGGTGCTAAAGGTATCAAAACTCAAGTAGGCGGACGTCTTGGCGGTGCTGAGATCGCACGTTCTGAAGGCTACAGCGAAGGAACTGTTCCACTGCACACACTGCGTGCTGACATTGACTATGGTACAGCAGAGGCTCATACTACTTACGGACGTATCGGCGTAAAAGTATGGATCTATCGTGGAGAGGTTCTTCCTACGGCTAAGAAACAAGCTGCTAAGGAAGGAGGCAACTAA
- the rplV gene encoding 50S ribosomal protein L22 produces the protein MEAKAHAKFIRIAPRKVQLVVDLIRGKQVGEAVAILRHTPKSASPIVEKLLNSAIANAEHNYSLDVNNLVISQAYVNQGPTMKRFRPRAMGRASRINKRTSHITLVVSEK, from the coding sequence ATGGAAGCAAAAGCACATGCTAAGTTTATCCGGATTGCTCCTCGTAAAGTTCAACTCGTTGTTGACTTGATTCGCGGCAAGCAAGTAGGTGAGGCGGTTGCCATTCTCCGTCACACTCCGAAATCCGCTTCTCCTATCGTTGAGAAGTTGCTTAACTCCGCTATTGCGAATGCGGAACATAACTATTCTTTAGATGTTAATAACTTGGTTATCTCGCAAGCTTACGTGAACCAAGGACCGACAATGAAACGTTTCCGCCCTCGTGCAATGGGACGTGCAAGTCGTATTAACAAACGTACTAGCCACATCACTTTGGTGGTATCTGAGAAGTAG
- the rpsS gene encoding 30S ribosomal protein S19: MGRSLKKGPFIDGYMLKKVEEMEASGKKNVIKTWSRRSTIFPQFIGHTFGVYDGRKHVPVYVTEDMVGHKLGEFAPTRTYKGHTDDDKKTRR; this comes from the coding sequence ATGGGTCGCAGTTTGAAAAAAGGGCCATTCATTGATGGCTACATGCTCAAAAAGGTAGAAGAGATGGAAGCTTCAGGTAAGAAGAACGTAATCAAAACCTGGTCCCGTCGTTCTACAATTTTCCCACAATTCATCGGACACACATTTGGCGTTTACGATGGTCGTAAACACGTGCCAGTGTATGTAACTGAGGACATGGTTGGACACAAACTGGGTGAGTTCGCTCCAACCCGTACGTACAAAGGCCATACTGATGATGATAAGAAAACAAGAAGATAA
- the rplB gene encoding 50S ribosomal protein L2, with translation MPIKKYKPTSPARRNMSVSTFEEITTNQPEKSLLAPLSKQAGRNNQGKITVRHHGGGHKRKYRIIDFKRTKDGIPGRVATIEYDPNRTSNIALIHYADGEKRYIIAPKGLKVGDQVFSGPESDIKIGNALPLENIPVGTVIHNIELKPGKGGQLVRAAGTEAQLLGKEEKYVSVRLSSGEVRRILKVCRATIGSVGNQDHELIKIGKAGRSRWLGKRPEVRGVVMNPNDHPHGGGEGRAPIGRKSPMSPWGKPTLGYKTRKKNKASDKYIIRRRTK, from the coding sequence GTGCCAATCAAAAAGTATAAACCAACATCCCCGGCAAGACGGAACATGTCCGTTTCTACATTTGAGGAAATCACCACAAATCAGCCGGAGAAATCGTTGTTGGCCCCGTTGAGCAAACAAGCAGGCCGCAACAACCAAGGTAAAATTACAGTTCGTCACCATGGTGGTGGACACAAACGTAAATACCGTATCATCGACTTCAAACGTACTAAAGATGGAATACCGGGCCGCGTTGCTACGATTGAGTATGACCCGAACCGTACATCTAACATCGCTCTGATTCACTACGCTGATGGTGAGAAACGTTATATCATCGCTCCTAAAGGTTTGAAAGTTGGAGATCAAGTATTCTCCGGACCTGAATCAGACATCAAAATCGGTAACGCACTGCCGCTTGAAAACATTCCAGTAGGTACCGTTATCCATAACATCGAGTTGAAACCAGGTAAAGGCGGACAATTGGTTCGTGCTGCTGGTACAGAAGCTCAATTGCTTGGTAAAGAAGAAAAATACGTTTCCGTTCGTCTCTCTTCCGGAGAAGTTCGTCGTATTTTGAAAGTTTGCCGCGCGACAATCGGATCTGTTGGTAACCAAGACCACGAGCTCATCAAAATCGGTAAAGCCGGTCGTAGCCGTTGGTTGGGTAAACGTCCTGAGGTTCGTGGTGTAGTAATGAACCCTAACGATCACCCACACGGTGGTGGTGAAGGTCGTGCTCCAATCGGACGTAAATCGCCAATGTCACCATGGGGTAAACCTACTCTTGGTTACAAAACGCGTAAGAAAAATAAAGCTTCTGATAAATACATCATTCGCCGCCGCACGAAGTAA
- the rplW gene encoding 50S ribosomal protein L23 encodes MKDPRDIVKRPIITERTADMMNDLKYVFEVDIRANKTEIKKAVEAIFNVKVKNVNTLRVPAKPKRYGRYSGYTSEWKKAFVTLTKDSKTLEFFETV; translated from the coding sequence ATGAAGGATCCTCGTGATATTGTAAAACGTCCGATTATTACGGAACGTACTGCTGACATGATGAACGACTTGAAATATGTATTTGAAGTCGATATCCGTGCAAACAAAACCGAGATCAAAAAGGCAGTAGAAGCTATTTTCAACGTAAAAGTGAAAAACGTGAACACGCTTCGTGTTCCAGCTAAGCCAAAACGGTACGGACGTTATTCCGGATATACTAGCGAATGGAAAAAAGCGTTTGTAACGCTGACAAAAGACAGCAAAACGCTTGAGTTCTTTGAAACTGTATAA
- the rplD gene encoding 50S ribosomal protein L4 — MPKVSVYNVDGSQVGEVELNDAVFGIEPNQHVLYDAVLMQRASLRQGTHKVKGRSEVRGGGRKPWKQKGTGRARQGSIRSPQWKGGGIVFGPTPRSYAYKLPKKVRRLAIKSALSSKVLDNDIIVLDALTLSTPKTKEFAAILSNLKVGRKALIVAPSYDDNVALSARNIPGVKFVAADGINVLDVLSHDKLIITKEAVQKVEEVLA; from the coding sequence ATGCCAAAAGTATCAGTTTACAATGTAGATGGTAGCCAAGTAGGCGAAGTTGAATTGAACGATGCGGTTTTCGGAATTGAACCGAACCAACACGTTCTGTACGATGCAGTTCTTATGCAACGCGCTTCCCTTCGTCAAGGTACCCACAAAGTAAAAGGACGTTCTGAAGTACGTGGCGGTGGACGTAAGCCTTGGAAACAAAAAGGTACAGGTCGCGCTCGTCAAGGTTCAATTCGTTCACCACAATGGAAAGGCGGCGGTATCGTATTTGGTCCAACACCACGGAGCTATGCGTATAAACTGCCTAAGAAAGTTCGCCGCTTGGCGATCAAATCAGCCCTTTCATCTAAAGTGCTTGACAATGACATTATCGTTTTGGACGCTCTCACGTTGAGCACGCCTAAAACTAAAGAATTCGCAGCCATCTTGAGTAACCTCAAAGTGGGACGTAAAGCTTTGATCGTAGCTCCTAGCTATGATGATAATGTAGCTCTTTCCGCACGGAATATTCCAGGCGTGAAATTCGTAGCTGCTGACGGCATTAATGTTCTTGACGTGCTTTCGCACGACAAATTGATCATTACGAAAGAAGCAGTTCAGAAGGTAGAGGAGGTGCTCGCGTAA
- the rplC gene encoding 50S ribosomal protein L3, with translation MKAILGKKLGMTQVFTPEGNVVPVTVIEAGPCVVLQKKDIENDGYEAIQIGYSDKKEKNANKPEAGHAKKANTAPKRYVREVRGINIAEYEVGQELKADIFAEGEFVDVTGISKGKGFAGVIKRWGQSTGPMSHGSRYHRGPGSMGSIQANRVPKGKRLPGHMGHDTVTIQRLEVVKVDAERNVLLVKGSIPGPKNSLIKVKETVKK, from the coding sequence ATGAAAGCAATCTTAGGAAAAAAACTCGGAATGACTCAAGTATTTACTCCTGAAGGTAACGTAGTTCCAGTAACGGTTATCGAAGCAGGCCCTTGTGTTGTTTTGCAAAAGAAAGACATTGAGAATGATGGCTACGAAGCGATTCAAATCGGTTACTCCGATAAGAAAGAGAAAAATGCTAACAAGCCAGAAGCAGGTCACGCTAAAAAAGCGAACACTGCCCCTAAGCGCTACGTTCGTGAAGTTCGCGGTATCAACATCGCAGAATATGAAGTTGGCCAAGAACTGAAAGCTGACATTTTCGCTGAAGGCGAATTCGTTGACGTAACGGGTATTTCTAAAGGTAAAGGTTTTGCCGGCGTTATCAAACGTTGGGGACAAAGCACTGGACCTATGTCACACGGTTCGCGTTACCACCGTGGCCCTGGTTCAATGGGTTCGATCCAAGCTAACCGCGTTCCTAAAGGCAAACGCCTGCCAGGACACATGGGACATGACACAGTTACAATCCAACGTCTTGAAGTAGTTAAAGTAGACGCTGAGCGTAACGTGTTGCTCGTGAAAGGTTCCATTCCTGGACCGAAAAACAGTCTCATTAAAGTTAAAGAAACGGTGAAAAAATAA
- the rpsJ gene encoding 30S ribosomal protein S10: MAKQKIRIRLKAYDHRILDQSAEKIVETAKRSGAGVSGPIPLPTEKQIITILRAVHKYKDSREQFEQRTHKRLIDIVNPTPQTVDALMRLDLPSGVDIEIKL, translated from the coding sequence ATGGCAAAGCAAAAAATTCGTATTCGTTTGAAAGCTTACGACCACAGAATTCTTGATCAATCCGCGGAGAAAATTGTTGAAACAGCAAAACGTTCGGGTGCAGGTGTATCCGGTCCGATTCCGCTTCCTACTGAAAAACAAATCATTACTATTCTTCGTGCGGTGCACAAGTACAAGGATTCTCGGGAGCAATTCGAACAACGCACACATAAGCGTTTGATCGACATCGTTAACCCGACTCCACAAACTGTGGATGCCTTGATGCGCTTGGATCTGCCGTCCGGTGTAGATATCGAAATTAAATTGTAA